In Thunnus thynnus chromosome 17, fThuThy2.1, whole genome shotgun sequence, the genomic window ATTTGTGGCCACAGAGGCCGCTGTTTAGCAAATTAGTCAGCGATTTAAGTACTCTCGATTTTTAGGAGAACACCAGTATACTCGTTAGATACTTCATTAATAAGCAATAACATACAATGCCACTGATGCAATGCACCCAAAACCAGGCTCGCTAATATGGTGAGAAAAGCAACAGTAGCTTGAAAGTGAAAATGTACTGCTGCCGTCGCCACCTACAGGCAAAGAAAGGAACTGTGGCTGAAGTTTTGACACATCACCTGCAGGCAATGACTGTTATAGCTgcagttcttttgtttttttaatatacgCTATCGTGTAGGTATTTTAGGTTTTAGATTTCCATTTTGGAGGAACAATAGttatagaaaagaaagaaaaggttgAAACACTTCAGGTTGGCGAGGGTAAAACTGTTATGATGACTCAACACATTCCTCCTGTTGAGAATCTGCAGGCTACTAAACATGAATAAGTGAGTTTGTGAATTTTTGAGCCACTTACCACCCAGTTCTATGAAGTATGTCTAAAATATAAACCACAAAAATGAttctcattttttaataattgcattttattaattgaaaacaaaacaaaacaaaaaaacaaaacaaatgcaaataaaaaagagcaaaaacaaaaaaaacagtatcatTAGGTAAGACAAGGCGAGAGACACTTAAATAAGAAGAGTTCCATGTTGGTGAGGACAAAGGTGGATGCAGGTTGATGTAGGAAGGGGGAAAGGGGGGCGTTGTTGGATGGGACAGGTTGGATTATGTACACTGTTTCTCACTGCAGGACTGGCAGGCCCCGGAAAAAAAGGGGAGGGGGGCTCAAAGTAGCAGGTCGGAGACACTGAAACACCAGAGAGAAAGGCACTATCCagagagaacaagaaaacagaaaccattaacacaaacacagtaaacaaacacacaaacacactggacCAGAGCAGaaatcaaaatgtctgacaaaagaaaaaaaaaaaaagtgcttgaCCACACGCCACAttggacaaaagaaaaaaaaaaaaaagaaaggggagaaaaaaatcttttacatCATTTAAAGCTGATCTCTCAACTTTTAGCATAAAAGACAATCTCTCAGTTTTCTGAACTGTTAATCTGTGCCAGCCGCAGATCTGCACTGGTGATTACACAATGTGATTATCCAAACTCTGCCTCTTTGCTACGTGCAGGTATAACAAAGGAGGAGAGCGTCTGcgtatgcatgcatgtaatgAATGTGTTTGAATATGCATGTTAACTACCTGTACATATCCTCATACACCACTCTCTTTATGAATGAATATCGACAACATTACTAATTCAGCATGTCTTTTTAAAATCCCTTGCGTGGTTGTGTAGTTCAGTTCTCCGACCGTGCTTCCCTCATGTTAATGTCTACGGACTCAGTCAGCTACATTCACTGCCCAAGTAAAATGGCTGCAATAAATACATTGGCTTTGAAAAAAGGTGGCTGACCTTATACAGGGCTTCGTAATACAACAGCTCTTGCAGCATTCATGGCTCTACTTGCTGGTCAACATTAGCTTCCTGACAGGCTTAGTTTCTTCTCAGAGAACTAACTTTTACTTTTCTCGCATTATAGACAAGAGAAACCTTCTCAAATGGAATTTATGACCCCTTAAATATCATGCTGTTATTATCTGAGAGCCCTCAGATagattcagaaaaaaaaaaaagaaaaaaaaaacttgactgACAATTCAGCACATTCTAGAGCTACTAGGTCTTATCCAGACTAACAAAAGATTGAACATAAtttacaaatggaaaaaaaatacaatttgtgATGAGAggtaaaacagacaaacacatacaaatatataatatatattcttAAAAAATGGATTCTCTCTATAgttgatttatttatacagccGATGGCTGATGTACAATGCTCACGTGCCAATGATCTTACACATGGAAACTTGCTGTAGATggcatcagtttttttttctctcttcttttttttgtacatttttttttaaaaccacttcttttttatatttttctcttttttttctttaaaacagagTTAGGATTTACCGGTAGGCATTTCATTTAggtgattaaaaacaacatgcggcaaagaaaaaaaaaagagaaaaaaaaaagaaaaaaaaaaaaaaaaacacaaaagaaaaaaggcagaatGTTAAGAAGTTAAAGGAgaagacagaagcagctgtggGACTTCTAGCGGTAGAATCATTTGGTTATCTTCACGGTTGGTGCACTACGCTTAAGTTTCTCTGCATTTAGATTTCCCTCAAAGACAGTTCAGTCCTCGCCGAGGCATTCACTGGGGAGGTGAACATTCTCAGCGCAAGTTAAAGTTGATTTTTGCTCAGCTGCCACCCACACAGCGCCGCCTACGACAGCACTACTCctgttttatctctctctctcactttcagTTGTTTGCGTTCTTCCTGTCTGCTCCTGTTATCGTGGGATGGCCAAGAGGGGGTGAAGGGGGTGGTTGGGGGGGTTTGGATGGGGGCTGATGAGATCAAgaacgatgatgatgatggtaatgGTGAtggttgctgttgttgttgttgttgttgttgttgtttacatgGTCTGACTGTTTACATGTTCCGATTGACAGGTGTGACGTAGTTGCGGGGGAACATGCCCGTCTGGCCGTGGCAACCGCCTTTCCACCAGTTGGGGTCAGAGTTGTCCAGGACTTGGATGAAGTCGCCGCGTCGGAAACCCAGCTCTCCTTCCTCCTGGGGGTCGAAGTCAAAGAGCGCCTGCACATATGTGGGATGCtgtgcaaacaaaacaaggagaaagaggTTGCAGGCAGGTTAGTGAGGGTGTAATgtgatgaaaagacacaaagaaagagaaaaaaatcaatagtcCCCTCGCTGTTGTGACCCTATGTAATATTCTGGCACCAGTCAGGcagtcacaaaaaaaataattcacaaGTTCAGTGGCTGACTTTCAAATGTCACTGATTCTCCAGAGTCTGACACTGAGCTTATAAGATTTATACATTAAGTGAGCCGCAACTCTTCTGAAGCTTTTATGAAacccaaacacacagaaagTTCTTTCTCAGTTCTTCCTTCACTTGCTGATGACAACATGCACATGTTCTAAAACAAAACCATAACACTGACAATACAGAGCAGGTGATGAGGTAAATACTGCACTTTTGTCCCAAATTGGCAGCAAGTATTTAGACAATGCCACTGAGCACTTTGATGAAATTCGCTGTGGCTTCTAATAGATTTTTCATTCTGGGGTCTACTGTCAATGAAATTAAAGACCTCATTACCACAATCATCAGCGTAAAGGTCAATGATGGATGTTAGTATGAACTTACTGAGAATAACGCTGTCACAGTCACTCTGATAATACTGGAGGTTTTCTTATTAACATATAATAGTTTCAGTTGGAGTGATAAAGGACTCTCACTGCATCAGCTGATCACATACATggataaaataaatcatgtctATAATTCtcacctgtttgttttctcctaattaatattttaaatattatgtaTACAGTAAAACCAACAGAGCGTGTTGTTGGCTGCTGTTATCTTGTTCTGGTATCACAACTCATCACATTATCATCACAACTCTAAAATAAAACCTTGGTTTTAAGTGTTAGAGAGGAAAGcactggttgttttttttcaacaggtTGCTGACCACAGTGCAGAACAGATGTGTCCAATGACATTCCTGCAAGCAATAGTAAGTTCACATGTGGTTAAAGTGACAACCGACATGCTCTCTCTGGTTATAGAGTGCAGCACTCACCCTTTGCCACAAGTTATCTAGACTTGACTGAAGGAAATTATCAATATGAACATGTATGGCTGTCAATTTGAAAAGTACATCCAATTATATCCTCTAATAAGTTCACCTCTAAATAGTTTTGTTCAGTCTTAGGGATGTAAGTCTTACCTGGGGGACCTGCTCTATGTCTCGCAGAAAGATTTGCTGATTACGGGAGACTGAGGTGGAGCGGTGGTAGTCCACCAGCTCGTTGAGCGAGTTAAACTTCACCACCCATAGGAAATACTTTCCAGCCCCGTCACGAAGAACCTTGAAGTGCTGGACGTCATTTCCAAACCTGCAAGAGGTCACAGAGGGGGGAAACTTTGAGGAAGGGGGATCTTCACAAATATTTCTGACAGCCATGTGAAGTTGTTGTTGAAGGCATTGTGCAGATTTAAACAAATGCAGTGGAACACTCAGACATTAACCTCACTTATCAAATGCATTAGGCGTGTCTGTGACAGACTGCTAAGTGTTTAATCAAATGAATCAGTCACGCCGGTAACAGACTGACATTATTACCAGCTGACTAGAATCAGGACAGTCCAGACAGTTGTTAAGATCCATATCTTAACAACTTTACATGTAACCTGCTGTGAACCAATGAGTCTTTTGGGAAGGTCAGATcggaaagacagaaaagaggaaacGAGCTCTTTTAGTAAGTATTCAAAAAATGCTGATTAGAAAAAACACCGGtcagcagagggcagcacagaGACTTCACAGGAATAAGGAAGTGGTTGTGCTGATGACTCAGAGGGACCAAGTATGGAAACTTATGAACCTGATCAATTGTCGGGAAACTGTACACTGATTTAAGGATAACGTGAAATTGTATTAATAGATAACAGCATGAATATGAATCATATTTATTCCCCTTGAGTGATACATCTGTGTGTTGCTACTTacttcacagagagagagaagtccCCCGGTGCACTCTCGCTCTCTCTAATGAGGAAGGCCCCGTCGTGCCTCTGTTTGTTTAGCATCTCTTCTGCTTTGGCCCGAGGAATCTTCCCGAAGAACCAcctggaggaggaaggaaacagGTACAAGTGAGAGTCGACCCAAAGCCACCACTTAACAGTCTTCTTTTTGCATACATCTGACTGGATCCATTCAATCAATAACGGACAACGCTGTAAACATGATTATTTTGGGTACAATCACACTCACATTTACACCTAAAGCTATACAGAGTTTAACTTTAGCTCAAGTGTgagactgtgggaggaaacatgagagcaCGCCAGCATCACACCTCTTGTTGGTGTCGGGTTTGAATTGAGGagacagtgctaaccactgacCCATCGAGCTGCCCAGTGATGACAGTCAATGAGCTGAATTGtacacagaaataaatgtaattcaGCATTCACTCTGAATGTCCACGGCAGGAAGCAGGGAATAATAAATTAGAGTAAGGGCCACATACAAGGAAGTAGATTAGTTATTAAAAATCATACCAAGCGAAGCCAACACAGGAAAATTTTGTACCATAATTCTCCAACTGTGCAGTGTGATTCTAAGTCTAAAAATTGAGAAGGAttatctttaaaagaaaagatcaGATTTGAGATTTAATCTCACCACTTTTGAAGTAgcataaattaattatttgcatGTGTGCTACTAATATATCACTGAGAAAACTCTGACAGAGGGAATAAGTGAGAGTGATAAagatagagaggaagagacaaagCCTGTGAAAGCTCTTTACTagtgttaataattaaaaagtaCAGTGAGCCAAAAGATGACATCTTGGCTCCTTTACACGTAGGTgaaaatcaataatgaaatggCCAACTCTTAATCTGCTTTGGATCTGTGCATGACAGCGCAGCAGGCCTGCACACCAAGTCTCTTTCCCTGTTTGATAAAAGTGATAGCAGAGCAATTAATGGAGCCAAGGAAACGAAACAGGATGAGGAGAATGACTGGCATTATCatcaactacacacacacacacacacacacacacacacacactttacctcTGCAAAAGGGAATGGTCTAAATCATTCATGCTGTTAATTCTATTGCTTAGATTGCAACACAAACCAAAGCATTAGCCACAAAAACTCAATTCTGGCCTGATGACTGTTGGGTGGAGAAAAGATCTgtgcacagacagagaggactGTGACTTGGAGCGGAGCCACACTGTATTGTGCCCTGCTGTATAGCACAGCTGTGTGTAGGTCTGTGTGGGTGCCTGGTGCTTTCGGGTGGCACTTCATTGTCACCACAATGGGAGACAAAGGCACTTCATTGCCTCGTGACCATTACTGTACTGGATAGTTTTCCACTGTAACCTTTACGGTAATTCATTCTACCCATAAACAACAAGGTGCAATACTATTTCACTAAATTACCATATTCCACTACCTCACCAAGACAAGTCTGACTCAAATAATACACAAACATAACTAATTAAAAGGAGATTTTCTTGAAAAAACAACTTAACTGAGGACGTCCAAGGATGCAGTGACTCAATTCGACATGAGGAAACCTCTCACAATGACAGGAGTCTGATCTGGGGTACATCTGGGATCCAGTCTTAGTGGAAAATTGGCCTATTTCACAATAAATGATCTTTGATGGAAAGCTTTTACTATGGCGAGCAGGTACTGGAAGTGCATGAGTTTACATTAACAGCCCCGCCTTGATCATCCGctacatttacaaaattaaaCTCTACTCCTATGTTGACATGCaagcaagaaagcaaacaaaatatgTGAACACACTATTTGGAATTAATTGCTTGATTAGCTCTGATAACTATATTTCACAGCTGCTCTGTATATTGCCACACTTTTAAGTTCTCAAACTCTTCAAAACTTCCTGGCATTGGTCTTTACTTGTAAGTTAGTGTTTGCCAACTGGTGGGGAGCAAATACATGATGCAGCATTCTttacaaaacaacaaccacaCGCACGGAGGAGCCGAGGGAcggaagggttttttttttttcttcccctcttTAAAGCAAAAAGCTTTGGGACACATGATGTGAACATTAACCAGGTTGACAAACTGGACAGTGATGAGTGAAAGGGTACAGTCATAgtctaaatattaaaaaaataaaattagaatTAACCTATTGTGAAACGGAGCAGTTGCAAAACTAGGCACTGTTTCACTACGTAAGTGCCAGGGTACAGGAAGAAACGTCAACAGATCTCTTCTTGTGTAGAAATGTCAGATCCTGCACATACACAGCCTACTAAATGCCACAGCTGTTCCTGCACTCTTTGATGTGGTTGGGTGAGTGGCAGGCAGGAAAATTAATCCTAAACCCCTGATGAGGAAGTAATATTAAAGTAATGGTCAAATTGAGGGGTGAAAATTAAGCAGAGATAACAGCACAGCACAAATCTCTCCTGGTGTCTGATGACAACTGGTAACAATATGTCAACATATATATGACTCATAGTCTGCTAATCAGTTCCCTCTTTTCAACTTAACAAATTCTGTCATTTTGACAGTAAGTAGCATACATAGCGTTTTTGTATTGACCTATTTGGACAATTAATAAaagctgaataaaaaaaacaccaaaaaaatggttttactgttttgtttcagtgcTTGAGCCGAGCAATCAAAATGATTAAAGTGGTACTGCAcgcttaaatgtgttttttgagctgtaaattaaattagatgactgtactgtgatgaaGCACATCAAAgctggtgttaatattgacattgacaaCCAGATTTATAAAGATCAACATCCCATCTACTGTTTCAAATCAGCCCTGAACCCTGCAAGATCAATGCTGACACAGAGTCCACCGTTTGGGGCGTATGCACGTCATgaaatttatattaaaaaaaaagaatgttaaCGTCCTAATGGCTACGTACTGACAGTCCCcccacggacacacacacacaactctggGTTGTTGGTGAGATCTGTGCCATTAGTCTGGATCAGCCTACCTCCTCCGGCTCGTCTTTGGCGTCCAGCTAGGTGCCAGCCTCCGTATGAGACTCTTAAAGACGTCTCATAATGACAAATGCCGGTTCAGTCAGTTCGCATAAAATCAAACCGGTTTAATCTCGTACACCGGACCAGACCGGCAAAACCAGAAACCGACCCAACCCTACTTTCCGCATAATATTAATGTGCAGAAAACGTCGCGCTCAGTATGAATATGTTGAAAACTTTGTATAAAAGCTGTAATACCCTTGAGAACCTTCATTATAATGATTATGAGAGGTTCAGGGGTACAGATGTGTGAAGCCCAGCTAAATATTGATTCCTTATAACCAtaataaagactgtaaacactTGAAGTATTATTACTTCACTGGTACAAAGTGGAGAcgatttgaaaaaaacaaaacacaacaggaaaGACACAAGAAAACCCAATACAGTGACACCCCCCCCCTGAAAAAAGATAAAGGTACATCTGTTAGCACCCCGGCAATGATGCAATAAGGTCAATATTCAATTAAGCGCTAGAGGCCTGGAGCACATTAATAAAGAGAGAGCTAATCTGGCACTGAGCGCAGGTCTAGAGGTAATGTCCTCTAAGGATCCTGCCAGGCGTTCTCTAAAGTGGtttcacacaaactcacacacacaaacacacacttgaccAAGGCATCACGTACAATCAGGTCTCATAAGAGTGAACCGGATGGTGGCAGTTTAAGCCTCGTCAACCTGAGCAACTGATCAAATTAATATCAAAATAGTGTTTTATTTCAGACAGAGCAAAACCAGCAGAGACTCGCTTTCTTTGGGGTTCTCATGACAACCTCGAGTATACGGTAAGTAAGCATTGTTCCTCCTCTCAGTTACACCTACAGGGAGGGAAATACACACCCTGCTACTCTAATGGATCTGGAGGTTCACATCCGTTAGTGCAGCAGAATTCATATATTGTATGGCCTGTATGTAGCACACTTTGACAGATACACAAAGACCAATTAAAACCCAACATTAGGAAAAATTGGTATGCAGAATACTTACGGATGAGCTTTCATCTCTATGTAATTCTTGGGGATGAAACCATCTTTTCCGTTTAGCTCTGCCTTGTACCAGTTCTGATCACACTCTTCATTTAATACCTAGtgttgacaaaaagagagagagagagatagagagagagagagaggggggagacaaTCACGTTAGTGccatataaaaatgtcaacaatggAAAACAACGATAAGCAACCAACCTACTAAATTAGGTTTAGAGcattaaatttaatttcctgtGACTTAGTAGGGTGCATGTACTGCATGTTAGATAACAGCCAGGTAAATATTAGgaaattacaaaatacaatTGCAAATACAACCACATGGATACAGTTGATACATGATGGATACAGTAACAGCTTCTAACTAGCAAAAGGAACAAATAATGTGTCTAAATGTGAATAGAGAAGTCAAAGGTTCACTCATTTCATCAGTACGCCTGAGTGACGCTGAGACAGCTGCGAGGGCATTCATGTCTGACACAGCGAAGGTGTGTTGGGCTACTGGTGCATCAATGCATGTCCAAATCAATAAGCATGTGCCACTATGATCTATTTGTGAACAAGCTTATGAGAGATGGGGGGGGAGGAAGTTCACCTCcacactgcagcagctgatATATCTTCAAAAAGGTTCCAATAAGCGTTGTTCCATTCATAACTTGAAATGATTtcttttgggatttttttttgcatgtgaatGCCACGTCACCCTATATGAGTTTGTGTTATTTAAAGAAATACACATCACAGAACAGAGAGCGGGTGAGAAAGTGTGGGTATACATGTTGCTGCAGATACAGGGCATGTCTTTATAAAAAGGTGTTAAAGGTTTCAAAGCACTTCAACGATCCCCTGAAACAAGACAATCTCTTGGCCATATTGGTTATAAAACCAGCCTTATTTTGAAATTATTGGAGGTCAAGTGTGTGATTTAGTACGCAATCCTACTGCTGTACATCACCAGCACACTGAACATCCTATAGTATTCGATGTCATGTGAAATTGTTccatttcagtgtgtttcagcAACATCTAGACATGTACAAACTTCAGAGGAAATCTAAGCAACGCCACTGAGTCATGTAACCTCCGTCTGAATGACATCGCAAAAAACAGCCAAAGGCCATTCCACGCACTGAGCCTAACTTGTGGCCATCACAGACTGAAAgcctggaaaacaaaacaacaacaaaaaacaaaaaaagacacaacacacatgtcGCACGACCGAGCTGTTTGAGTAGTTTGAATTAAAGCAGTTCACTTCTCTCAtccagtcagtcagacagacagacagccctGCAGTGAAGAATGACTCAGTTTTACTCAGACGACTTTCATGAGTCAAGTTTGTTAGAAGCCATTTCTTTCACTGTCTTTCAATTAATCACTTCCCATCTGCATTATTCAAAGagaataacttttttttttttttagcttaatGCAGCGTCACTAGAGTTCTCTGCGGACAGCTGACAATCCTTAATGCATATCAGACTCAAACTTTTTTCCATTTGTCCCTTTATTCTCtccactttttatttctttgcctccctcttcctctcccctcaAATTTATAATTTCCCCCTAGCCCAGCCCGGGACAGCTGTCCAATTGGCCCGTGTGCGGCGTGAGTGGTCTGGGTCTATTTGCTCCAGTGAGCTTGCAGAATGCCAGCTGTCACTGGCCTCCCCCAGCTGCTAACCCTGCACCAGACCAGCATTACTGGATGAGGGAGTGGCCTTGGCCCGAAAACGTGAGTTGGTGGGAATCACGAACGGGGGGGAGTAGGGGTGTCGTATGTAACGCAGCGGACGTACAAATATTTGGTCACTCAATGACAAACACCCAACACCTCAACATGTCTTACTGATACCATGAACTCAAAATGACCTCCTTATCGCtttctgtcaacaaacacacgcacacactctccAAGTATCGGACATTTCTGTCCGATAAAGTGTGTTTGATTTAATTAAGTCCTGCATGTGTTGTTGTCGCCCTAAACCGCTGACTCACAGGAAACCTCATTTTGAGACGCTAGAACAGCGCCCTGGGCTCGCAGTCATGAGCTGCATGTGATGGTGCGAGTGACTGATTTGCTTGATCTATGTACGCTGGAGTAAAGCAGATCCAAGGAGTCAGGCTCACCGCACAGTGTGCCTGCCCTGAGGCTGTTTTAGCAGAGCTGAGTGGAAGGAAGAGGTGGCGTGTAAAGTTAGTCGATGGGAATGCAGAAACCATAttactttacacacacacacacgcatacgcagacacacagaggactGCAACACTTTCACCACTTGTAGCTGAGATACtttaaaaacaatcagaaaGATCAACAAAACTGTGGGAGTAGGAAATATGCTCTACTGCAGTTTTGTAGGTGGCAGAGTTGTCAAGCAGTCAGAGAGACAATGCTTCATCCTCACAACAACCCAGGTTCAAGCCCACTTGTTGGCAAGCATCTACTCCTCTAAAGCGCCCTTAAGACCCTGCCAGCTCCAGCAGCACTGCTCAGTTGAGACTGCACTCTGACCTCCCTCCAGGAAAGCAGAAGAACTTTTTTAACTTGATGAATTATTCTCAGTAAACTGATAACAAGTATGCACACTGTGGTAAAGTAGAATGAGTCTGCAAGTCTGAAAATAAGAACAAGATGTCACATTTTACAATGCAccttgaaaatataaaacattcattaCAACATCAACATTAGCTACAATAGGAACAAATCAATCGACAGAACAGGGGAGGAAATACagtaacaaaaaataataatgataaaatcaTGAATTCTTTATCTGTTGTCACTAGCCAGATGTTGAACTGCATCTTGGAATACAATAAATTAGTTACCATATGCACGagataattaaaaacacataacacactgtCTGCTATGATCTACACTGAACAAGGGCCATTGAATAGATATGCAAAAAAACCAGAAAGTAAAGCAGGGGTGAAAACAGATAAGATGTCAGCAAGAGGACAACAGCCATTAGAATCACCTCTTTTCAACCCACCATGCTAGTTAATACAACATCTGTAAAACAAAGCAGCTTTATATCTCACACTGTTAAATTATATCAGTGATATATCATAAGTCTGTAGGAGAGACTGTGTGGCAGACAGCACAACATGCCACTGGTCCACATGAACTTGGGTAACCTTACGTAATTACCCAGTCTACAACCAAAGTTAATAATAGAGCACAGCAGGTGCTGCATTATACTCTACGCCTAAAGCTTATATGAATTGCTAAGATGCTTATGTGAATTTTCCAGGAGATTAAAAAACAGCCGCCGTTTGCATTAGGGGTATTCCAATCAAATTTTTTCCTCGTCTGATATCTGCATTAGAATCACTCATTATAAACGCTTTAGGCTTAAATGTAAACCTGCCATATTGCAGCGCACAGTAAAACGTAGCTGACATCAAGTGAAACCGAGTGGAGTCACATCTTTGGTGCAGTTAAGAGATGTGTTCACATACGTCTCAGTAATGTTGACTGCAGGGCAAAGTACAGAATGACTACTAAGGCTCTATTAAACAAGTATGAAACTCATCCAGGATAACCACACGTACAAACAtgcatcaatcaatcaaagCGAGTTGTCAATTAGAACATCATATATAAACATATCGGTCCGTCTTCGTCTCAAACAGTTATAGAAT contains:
- the grb2b gene encoding growth factor receptor-bound protein 2b; amino-acid sequence: MEAIAKYDFKATADDELSFKRGEVLKVLNEECDQNWYKAELNGKDGFIPKNYIEMKAHPWFFGKIPRAKAEEMLNKQRHDGAFLIRESESAPGDFSLSVKFGNDVQHFKVLRDGAGKYFLWVVKFNSLNELVDYHRSTSVSRNQQIFLRDIEQVPQHPTYVQALFDFDPQEEGELGFRRGDFIQVLDNSDPNWWKGGCHGQTGMFPRNYVTPVNRNM